The Stratiformator vulcanicus genome has a segment encoding these proteins:
- a CDS encoding prolyl oligopeptidase family serine peptidase: MSFCIRKRYFANLTILIGVGLLFIQDCPAEDNNMINYPDTKRVEVVDRLHGRDVPDPFRWLETDVRESEEVAAWVEAQNKVTFQYLEQIESREPIRERLTELWNYEKFGTPFKAGGRYYFRKNNGLQNQYVLYVQDSLDEKPEVLIDPNEWSKDGTVALAGTAFSDDGRYVAYGVQEAGSDWRTYRIMNIADRSLLDEELKWIKFTGISWKPDGSGFYYSRYPQPDEEAAFQDLNLNQKVFFHKVGTPQSDDVLIYERPDEPTWGFYSDVTEDGRYLILTIFEGTDHGYRVYYKDLNSGDEAAPDFGFRRLIDSFDLEYSFVAARESTFYFITTKDAPRKRLISVDVSKPEVDWTEIVPEAASVLESVDLVAGQFICEYLENVRSKVLLYQVDGTPSDEIKLDGLGTAAGFGGRQSDDETFYSFSSMITPPSIYRYDFDTGESELLNRSDIDIEPTDYVSRQVFCESEDGTRVPMFVVHRRGIELDGSHPTLLYGYGGFEISLMPRFSITRLMWLELGGVYAMANLRGGGEFGEPWHRAGTKGQKQNVFDDFFACAEWLIDEGYTTPERLAIQGRSNGGLLVGAAITQRPELFGAALPAVGVLDMLRFHRFTAGRYWVDDYGSPDDPEDFKALLAYSPYHNLKEGTRYPATLITTADTDDRVVPGHSFKFAARLQATHAGDAPVLIRIETKAGHGAGKPTSKIIEETADELAFLVDQFKMRLPSFED; the protein is encoded by the coding sequence ATGAGTTTTTGCATTCGTAAACGTTATTTCGCAAACCTAACTATCCTTATTGGCGTGGGGCTGCTGTTTATTCAGGACTGCCCGGCTGAAGACAACAACATGATTAATTATCCGGATACGAAAAGGGTTGAGGTCGTTGACCGGTTGCATGGGCGGGACGTCCCGGACCCCTTTCGCTGGCTTGAGACCGACGTGCGAGAGTCCGAAGAGGTTGCCGCGTGGGTCGAGGCTCAGAACAAGGTGACGTTTCAATATTTGGAGCAGATCGAAAGCCGGGAACCAATTCGAGAGCGACTGACTGAGCTTTGGAACTATGAAAAGTTCGGCACTCCGTTCAAGGCCGGCGGACGATATTATTTCCGCAAGAATAATGGGCTTCAAAATCAGTACGTGCTCTACGTGCAGGATTCGCTCGATGAGAAGCCCGAGGTCTTAATTGATCCGAACGAGTGGTCAAAAGACGGGACCGTCGCGCTCGCGGGAACCGCCTTCAGCGATGACGGTCGCTACGTGGCCTACGGCGTGCAGGAAGCGGGCTCTGATTGGCGAACCTATCGCATTATGAATATTGCAGATCGTTCGCTGCTTGATGAGGAACTTAAGTGGATTAAATTTACGGGCATCTCATGGAAGCCCGACGGATCGGGTTTCTATTACTCTCGCTATCCGCAGCCCGATGAGGAAGCCGCGTTTCAGGACTTAAACCTGAATCAAAAAGTGTTTTTTCACAAAGTTGGGACGCCACAAAGCGACGACGTTCTCATCTACGAACGCCCTGATGAGCCGACATGGGGCTTTTACAGTGACGTGACCGAGGACGGCCGATATCTCATCCTCACGATCTTCGAGGGGACCGACCACGGCTATCGCGTTTACTACAAAGACCTTAATTCGGGCGACGAGGCTGCGCCAGATTTTGGCTTCCGCAGACTCATCGACAGTTTCGATCTTGAGTACAGCTTTGTTGCCGCGCGGGAGTCGACATTCTACTTCATCACGACGAAAGACGCTCCGCGGAAGCGGTTGATTTCTGTCGATGTATCAAAACCCGAAGTCGACTGGACCGAGATCGTCCCCGAAGCGGCTTCGGTCCTCGAAAGTGTGGATTTGGTCGCGGGTCAGTTTATCTGCGAATACCTGGAGAATGTGCGGTCCAAGGTGCTGCTGTATCAGGTCGATGGTACCCCAAGCGACGAAATTAAGCTCGATGGACTCGGCACGGCTGCAGGCTTCGGCGGCCGTCAGTCCGACGACGAGACCTTTTATTCGTTCTCGTCGATGATCACGCCGCCTAGCATTTATCGTTATGACTTCGACACGGGCGAGAGCGAGTTGCTCAATCGATCGGACATCGATATAGAACCTACCGACTACGTGTCGCGACAGGTATTTTGTGAAAGTGAAGATGGGACTCGGGTGCCGATGTTCGTCGTACACCGGCGCGGCATCGAACTCGACGGCTCTCACCCCACGTTACTTTATGGTTACGGGGGCTTCGAGATTTCGTTGATGCCGCGGTTCTCGATTACGCGGTTGATGTGGTTGGAACTCGGCGGCGTTTACGCCATGGCGAATTTGCGCGGCGGCGGGGAGTTTGGCGAACCGTGGCATCGTGCCGGCACCAAGGGCCAAAAGCAGAACGTGTTCGATGATTTTTTCGCCTGCGCCGAGTGGCTGATCGACGAGGGTTATACGACGCCGGAACGATTGGCGATTCAGGGCCGCAGCAATGGCGGGCTGCTCGTGGGGGCGGCCATCACCCAGCGACCCGAACTGTTCGGGGCCGCCCTCCCTGCGGTGGGGGTGCTCGACATGCTGCGGTTCCACCGCTTCACGGCGGGGCGCTATTGGGTCGACGACTACGGCTCCCCGGACGACCCCGAAGACTTTAAAGCCCTGCTGGCTTACTCCCCCTATCACAATTTGAAGGAAGGGACGCGCTACCCGGCCACTTTGATCACCACGGCCGACACGGATGATCGCGTGGTGCCCGGTCACAGCTTCAAATTCGCCGCGCGCCTGCAAGCGACTCATGCCGGCGATGCCCCCGTGCTGATTCGGATCGAAACGAAAGCCGGCCACGGGGCGGGAAAACCGACGAGTAAAATCA
- a CDS encoding NAD(P)/FAD-dependent oxidoreductase, translating into MLKVPNLALPVEEPEESVPRILAKQIGCAPGDLPRWRIVRKSLDARQRSNLRFVYTAVVEAPEEFRVSQRGAVQAFEPPQFDDPDPGQEPTDDRPLIVGSGPAGLLAGYYLARKGYRPLIIERGRPVKERVAAIRAFDGGGEFEPENNYLFGEGGAGAFSDGKLTCRVTGADVDYVLERFVECGGRESLTYEHRPHLGSNKLPMICRNFRRKIEALGGEYRFDTTLEGLDIVDGRVRGAMTSGGYVKTNQLLLGIGHSARDTYEMLLAAGVPLLPKAFQLGLRIEQPQEIVNKHKYGRESYLDILGAADYSLVANGRRDLYTFCMCAGGWIIPSVSEPRRFCTNGMSNSRHDTEWANSGLVVTLEPHEFGASHPLAGVELQRQYEAAAFELAGRNYQVPVQRADDFVNSRAPATGSPIDCSYRRGSTPLELSQVLPPVIANAVRAGLPVMDEKWRGQFLKDAVLVGPEMRGSSPVRIDRDRRSRVCPDIDGLYPIGEGAGYAGGIVTAAVDGLRSAREVVRRFAPVG; encoded by the coding sequence ATGCTCAAGGTCCCGAACCTCGCCCTGCCCGTCGAAGAACCCGAGGAGTCTGTCCCAAGGATTCTCGCCAAACAGATCGGATGCGCTCCGGGCGATCTGCCGCGCTGGCGGATCGTGAGAAAGAGTCTGGATGCCCGGCAGCGGTCGAACTTGCGATTTGTCTACACGGCGGTCGTCGAAGCACCGGAGGAATTTCGCGTCTCACAGCGGGGAGCGGTGCAGGCATTTGAACCGCCGCAATTTGATGATCCTGATCCGGGTCAGGAACCGACCGACGATCGGCCACTGATCGTCGGATCGGGTCCGGCCGGCCTCCTGGCCGGATATTATCTCGCCAGGAAGGGATATCGGCCGCTGATTATCGAACGCGGGCGGCCCGTCAAAGAACGTGTCGCCGCCATTCGGGCTTTTGATGGCGGCGGCGAATTCGAACCGGAGAACAATTACCTGTTCGGTGAAGGCGGGGCCGGTGCCTTCAGCGATGGCAAGCTGACGTGCCGCGTGACCGGGGCCGATGTCGATTACGTGCTGGAGCGGTTCGTCGAATGCGGCGGCCGCGAGTCGCTGACCTACGAGCATCGGCCACACCTCGGCAGCAACAAATTGCCGATGATCTGCCGGAACTTTCGCCGCAAGATCGAAGCTTTGGGCGGCGAGTACCGCTTCGATACGACGCTGGAGGGCCTCGATATCGTTGATGGTCGGGTCCGCGGCGCCATGACCAGCGGCGGTTACGTGAAAACGAATCAACTGTTGCTCGGAATCGGACATAGCGCCCGAGACACCTATGAGATGCTGCTCGCCGCCGGGGTGCCGCTGCTGCCGAAAGCGTTTCAATTGGGGCTGCGGATCGAGCAACCGCAAGAGATCGTGAATAAGCACAAATACGGGCGCGAGAGCTATCTCGATATTTTGGGCGCGGCCGATTACTCGCTCGTCGCGAACGGCCGGCGAGATCTTTATACGTTTTGCATGTGCGCAGGCGGATGGATCATTCCGAGTGTTTCGGAGCCGCGGCGTTTCTGCACCAATGGAATGAGCAACTCCCGGCACGATACCGAATGGGCCAACAGCGGCCTTGTCGTCACGCTCGAACCTCACGAGTTCGGTGCGAGTCATCCCCTCGCCGGGGTTGAACTCCAACGTCAATATGAGGCTGCTGCCTTTGAATTGGCCGGACGAAATTATCAGGTCCCGGTTCAGCGGGCGGACGACTTCGTCAACAGTCGCGCTCCGGCGACCGGCAGCCCGATCGACTGTTCCTATCGCCGCGGCTCCACGCCGTTGGAGTTGTCACAAGTGTTGCCACCCGTCATCGCGAATGCCGTTCGAGCGGGCCTGCCCGTGATGGATGAAAAATGGCGCGGCCAGTTTCTTAAGGACGCCGTGCTCGTGGGGCCTGAAATGCGTGGGAGTAGCCCGGTTCGAATCGACCGTGACCGGCGGTCACGCGTCTGTCCGGATATCGACGGCCTCTACCCGATCGGTGAGGGGGCGGGCTATGCCGGCGGAATCGTAACCGCCGCGGTCGACGGGCTGAGATCGGCACGAGAGGTGGTCCGGCGGTTCGCACCTGTCGGCTAA
- a CDS encoding RsmE family RNA methyltransferase → MSERFFVEQLEVGEIRLDKGESQHFATVMRGTVGSTVQLFDGTGREAFGNVTDVSKKSVRILVESVQLTEQPEPRLTLAVAPPKGDRFRWLIEKATELGVARVIPLITERSVVDPRDSKLERLRQNVIAACKQSGRSRLMVIDRPIALPKLLKQASEEQIVLLDPHGSTDPVGIKETSTTTAFIGPEGGFSDEELKLFEELEATKIRLGSHILRTETAAIAAAARLAFRE, encoded by the coding sequence GTGTCGGAACGATTCTTTGTGGAGCAGTTGGAAGTCGGGGAAATCCGGCTCGACAAAGGCGAGTCGCAGCATTTCGCCACCGTGATGCGCGGCACCGTCGGTAGCACTGTTCAACTCTTCGATGGCACCGGCCGCGAGGCGTTCGGAAATGTCACCGACGTTTCGAAGAAGTCGGTCAGAATTTTGGTTGAGTCGGTTCAGTTGACCGAGCAACCCGAACCGCGTCTGACGCTGGCGGTCGCCCCGCCGAAAGGAGATCGGTTCCGTTGGCTCATCGAAAAGGCGACGGAACTCGGGGTGGCCCGCGTGATCCCGCTGATTACCGAACGCAGTGTCGTCGATCCGCGCGACAGCAAACTGGAACGACTCCGGCAGAACGTCATCGCCGCCTGCAAGCAGTCGGGCCGCTCGCGACTGATGGTCATCGATCGACCGATCGCCTTGCCGAAGTTGCTGAAGCAGGCATCCGAAGAGCAAATCGTGTTGCTCGATCCGCACGGATCGACTGATCCTGTCGGAATCAAAGAAACTTCAACGACGACCGCGTTTATCGGCCCAGAGGGCGGGTTCAGCGACGAGGAACTGAAGTTGTTCGAAGAGCTTGAGGCCACGAAAATCCGCTTGGGATCGCATATTCTTCGGACCGAAACGGCGGCGATCGCCGCTGCAGCGCGATTGGCATTTCGAGAGTGA
- a CDS encoding ExeA family protein, whose amino-acid sequence MYRQHWSVQGSPFADRPDPDCYYAGFGHDEAMSRVLYCIEEQHGVAVITGAAGCGKSLLLTILEQGLGRTRRTVCRLGAIGEGGLIDDLTRRLLPSDEDRSHRRLYEELATRSEAAMHTVVLIDDVDRTPSFAREASSLIRLLEQFSARMTAVVSAANAEALPTSLTAGRLKIEVGPLAAHEIEPYVRQQLGDDANGEIFTPEGYRVIAELSGRVPRTINSLCELALIIGANRRALAIDGEIVEAAAKELRLSVTSHESAKQPASPSPVSEQRRVFVN is encoded by the coding sequence GTGTATCGTCAGCATTGGTCCGTTCAAGGCTCTCCGTTCGCGGACCGGCCCGACCCCGACTGCTATTACGCCGGCTTCGGCCACGACGAAGCGATGTCGCGGGTTCTGTATTGCATTGAAGAGCAGCACGGCGTTGCGGTCATCACCGGAGCGGCCGGATGCGGAAAAAGTCTGCTCCTGACGATCTTGGAGCAAGGCCTCGGACGGACCCGCAGAACCGTCTGCCGGCTCGGCGCGATCGGCGAGGGCGGTTTGATCGATGATCTGACCCGTCGCCTTCTCCCCTCTGACGAAGACCGCAGCCATCGCCGCCTCTATGAGGAATTGGCAACGCGGAGCGAGGCTGCCATGCACACCGTCGTCCTGATCGACGACGTCGACCGCACTCCCAGTTTCGCCCGCGAAGCCAGTTCACTGATCAGGCTGCTCGAACAGTTCTCGGCGCGGATGACCGCTGTCGTGTCGGCAGCGAATGCGGAGGCGCTGCCGACTTCGCTGACCGCGGGTCGATTGAAAATCGAGGTCGGCCCATTGGCCGCGCACGAGATCGAACCTTACGTTCGACAGCAGCTTGGAGACGATGCGAACGGCGAAATCTTTACGCCGGAGGGCTATCGGGTGATCGCCGAACTTTCCGGTCGCGTCCCCCGGACAATCAACTCCCTGTGCGAACTTGCCCTGATCATCGGCGCCAATCGTCGGGCCTTAGCCATCGACGGCGAGATCGTCGAAGCCGCCGCGAAGGAACTGCGTTTATCGGTGACTAGTCACGAGTCGGCCAAACAACCCGCATCGCCGTCGCCCGTCAGCGAACAACGCCGGGTGTTCGTGAATTGA
- a CDS encoding AAA family ATPase, with product MQLNNLDVEQYGAWSDLSLSLREGDVNVIYGPNEAGKTTLSRFVRGMLYGFPSADRRGRPYPEPGSGQLRLRTGGSTHTIRRSDASSGFDRIVIADEHGRSHDAGWLDRSLGNVSREVYEAVFAIDLYELQELATLEEADFADRIYGLSLGDQGRRLIDASSLSERARSVIITPGSQPAGRLIELLKQERDLQSRRFVRTDSRTEYARLTAERDQIEAALERDRRRQGEIRSELSGHRFLDKVYRPWKQVRQYRDELNRLKSSAGVPDGGLRQLDALSKELETLTRDRDELKARAADLKRQADKLSGDAEIEKHGETIRLMVGFRGWVASTQEKRDAAAEDLKQARSSYDVARVGTPRQWGEDRLAALDNEALSLSTLSEASEAYTNSVTYLTSYRRRYKRLRERVGRREASLEQRLKSLGTTSPDEAVEATKQRIDALEALADLQRKENGVLLKTRTIRDQVEGLAAELEIPAWMYWVFGLFTAGGAFFVLMGLIAWISTQFVENGTTIFGFSTNVVVGLIYMLLGITCGGLAFKMKLHYEEAVRKVTDGLYDDLRREEVSQRELRMEIERFFRTPQGRSLQSLDDPSIDLGGLIRAEHRRLADLERLPELQKRVTASRRKLAEARARYRRIQQESDDERRTWCETLSSLGIPETLESSEAFEHCRTISAAAAALRNWTEAKSRHQSLDATLQSFGKELERVGRALHLWNVDRTRPVEVLDRWAEQLTSSRDHAHRRQTLLDEYRRATDESADCEARAKEVSRQRQVLLTKAGVATREEYENLYRLAERRQEAEEFLTIAEAELEAAASDEPQLAIVEEDLERFDSKENSEAIELLTMELEDLSTKIEEARERRGEIGRELETLTSADDRSEVDYELARVEHQLDQVAGDYLAANLAQRTFNSMRSELERNCQPPVLAAASDLLSQMTRGRYHQLRSPIGTKDILVTDDRGEEWSLDCLSGGTREQIFLSIRLALVATLADEGIELPVLIDDVFVNFDQERTEAAAETIIEFARQGRQVLYFTCHLHLAHLFQSRGVEPIWLPTRERTPAPRMAG from the coding sequence GGCCGTCCCTATCCGGAACCGGGCTCAGGACAACTCAGGCTCCGCACCGGGGGCTCGACTCACACGATCCGCCGCTCCGATGCTTCGAGCGGTTTTGATCGAATCGTGATCGCCGACGAGCACGGCCGATCACACGACGCCGGTTGGCTCGATCGGTCTCTCGGGAATGTCTCTCGCGAGGTCTACGAAGCCGTCTTCGCGATCGATTTATACGAACTCCAAGAACTGGCAACGCTCGAAGAGGCCGATTTCGCCGATCGAATCTACGGCCTTTCCCTCGGCGATCAGGGTCGCCGCCTAATCGACGCGTCATCGCTTTCCGAGCGTGCCCGCAGTGTGATCATCACACCGGGCTCCCAGCCGGCCGGACGCCTGATTGAATTACTGAAGCAGGAACGTGACCTGCAGTCACGACGGTTCGTGCGGACCGACTCGCGCACGGAATACGCGCGGTTGACGGCGGAGCGCGATCAGATCGAAGCCGCGTTGGAGCGTGACCGTCGACGACAGGGCGAAATCCGAAGTGAATTGTCCGGGCATCGTTTCCTCGACAAGGTCTACCGCCCTTGGAAGCAGGTTCGCCAATACCGCGATGAGCTGAATCGATTGAAGAGCTCCGCCGGCGTTCCCGATGGCGGGCTTCGACAACTCGATGCGCTATCGAAAGAACTGGAAACGCTCACGCGTGATCGAGATGAACTTAAGGCTCGGGCCGCTGACCTGAAGCGACAGGCCGACAAATTGTCGGGTGATGCGGAGATCGAAAAACACGGCGAAACGATTCGGCTGATGGTCGGATTTCGCGGCTGGGTCGCGAGCACGCAGGAGAAGCGGGATGCCGCGGCCGAAGACCTCAAGCAGGCCCGCAGCAGCTACGACGTCGCTCGGGTCGGGACGCCCCGGCAGTGGGGAGAAGATCGACTCGCCGCCCTCGATAACGAAGCTTTGAGCCTGAGCACTCTCTCAGAGGCCTCGGAAGCCTATACGAACTCGGTGACTTATTTGACGAGTTACCGTCGACGTTACAAACGGCTCAGAGAACGGGTCGGTCGGCGCGAGGCTTCGCTGGAACAACGACTGAAATCGCTCGGCACCACCAGTCCCGACGAAGCCGTCGAGGCCACGAAGCAGCGAATCGACGCTCTCGAAGCGCTGGCCGACCTTCAGCGCAAAGAAAACGGCGTACTGCTCAAGACCCGCACGATCCGCGATCAGGTCGAGGGACTCGCGGCCGAACTGGAGATTCCGGCTTGGATGTACTGGGTGTTCGGCCTATTTACTGCCGGAGGTGCCTTCTTCGTGCTGATGGGTTTGATCGCTTGGATCAGCACCCAGTTCGTAGAAAACGGCACGACCATTTTTGGTTTCAGCACCAACGTGGTCGTCGGACTGATCTACATGCTGCTCGGCATCACCTGCGGCGGCCTCGCGTTCAAAATGAAGCTGCACTACGAAGAAGCCGTGCGGAAAGTGACCGACGGACTCTATGACGATTTGCGTCGCGAAGAAGTTTCGCAGCGTGAACTGCGAATGGAAATCGAACGATTCTTCCGAACTCCCCAAGGCCGCTCGTTGCAGTCGCTCGACGACCCATCGATCGACTTGGGCGGGCTGATCCGCGCCGAACACCGCCGGCTGGCCGATTTGGAACGCCTGCCGGAACTGCAAAAACGTGTGACGGCGAGCCGCCGCAAACTCGCCGAAGCGCGCGCTCGATATCGTCGGATTCAACAGGAATCGGACGATGAACGCCGCACGTGGTGCGAAACGCTGTCGTCTCTCGGAATTCCCGAAACACTCGAGTCGTCTGAGGCATTCGAGCATTGCCGAACGATTTCGGCGGCTGCCGCTGCCCTGCGAAATTGGACCGAAGCCAAGTCGCGCCACCAATCGCTCGACGCGACTCTGCAGTCATTCGGCAAAGAGTTGGAACGAGTCGGACGGGCATTGCATCTTTGGAATGTGGATCGAACTCGACCGGTCGAAGTACTCGATCGCTGGGCCGAACAACTGACCTCCTCACGCGATCACGCTCACCGGCGACAGACGTTGCTCGACGAATATCGCCGGGCGACCGACGAATCGGCCGATTGCGAAGCGCGGGCCAAAGAGGTTTCCCGCCAGCGGCAGGTCCTGCTGACCAAAGCGGGTGTTGCAACCCGCGAAGAATATGAAAATCTCTATCGTCTGGCCGAACGGCGTCAGGAGGCCGAAGAGTTCCTGACGATCGCCGAGGCAGAATTGGAAGCGGCTGCTTCCGACGAGCCGCAACTGGCCATCGTCGAAGAAGACCTGGAGCGGTTCGATTCCAAAGAGAATAGCGAAGCCATCGAATTGCTGACGATGGAACTCGAAGACTTATCCACAAAGATCGAAGAAGCCCGGGAACGCCGGGGCGAGATCGGTCGCGAACTTGAAACGCTCACCTCGGCCGATGACCGAAGCGAAGTCGACTACGAGCTCGCCCGCGTCGAGCATCAACTCGACCAAGTCGCCGGAGACTACCTCGCCGCGAACCTCGCCCAACGGACGTTCAACTCGATGCGCAGTGAGTTGGAGCGCAACTGTCAGCCGCCGGTGCTGGCCGCGGCCTCTGATCTACTGTCGCAGATGACACGCGGTCGGTATCACCAATTGCGATCGCCGATTGGCACGAAAGATATTTTGGTGACCGATGACCGCGGTGAGGAGTGGTCGCTCGATTGTCTCAGCGGCGGAACGCGAGAGCAGATTTTCCTGTCGATCCGACTCGCGCTCGTCGCGACGCTCGCGGACGAAGGGATCGAACTACCGGTTCTGATCGACGACGTGTTCGTCAATTTCGATCAGGAGCGGACCGAAGCAGCCGCTGAGACGATCATCGAGTTCGCCCGGCAAGGTCGGCAGGTCCTGTACTTCACGTGTCACCTGCACCTCGCGCACCTGTTCCAATCCCGGGGCGTCGAGCCAATTTGGTTGCCCACCCGCGAGCGAACCCCCGCACCGCGAATGGCTGGTTAA